The sequence CTTCACTGCCAGCGAGTGAGCGAAGCCCGCATCCAGGGCCGCCACGCCGGTGAGACCGGGCACCTGCGTCGGCGTCAGCCGCTCGGTAGTCGTCCCATCGCCAAGCTGGCCATACTCATTGTCGCCCCAGGCCCAGACGGTGCCGTCCGCCTTCACCGCCAACGAATGATTTGTGCCTGCAGCTACGGCTATCACGCCAGTGAGACCGGGCACCTGCGTGGGCGTCAGCCGCTGGGTGGTCGTCCCATCGCCCAGCTGACCTGACCCATTGTTGCCCCAGGCCCAGACGGTGCCGTCCGCCTTCACTGCCAGCGAGTGGCGTGAGTCTGCGGCCAGGGCCGCCACGCCAGTGAGGCCGGGCACCTGCGTGGGCGTCAGCCGCTGGGTGTTTGTCCCATCGCCCAGCTGGCCTGACCCATTGTTGCCCCAGGCCCAGACGGTGCCGTCCGCCTTCAGCGCCAACGAGTGGCTTCCGCCCGCGGCCACGGCTGCCACGCCAGTGAGGCCAGGCATCTGCGTCTGCGTCAGCCGCTCGGTAGTCGTCCCATCGCCCAGCTGGCCATATTCATTGTCGCCCCAGGCCCAGACGGTGCCGTCCGCCTTCAGTGCCACGCTGAAGCCACCGCCAGCGGAGACCTGAGGCTCGACGAAGCCTCCGTCGACGGTCGGACCCGCGTCCTCGCCACCCGTCGTACCGGAGTCGGAGGTGCTGCCCGCGTCCTCGCTCCCAGTCGATTGCGCGCCACATCGCACCGGGTTGCGTTGGCAGAACCCACTCTGCTCTTGCCCGAAGTCGATACAGCCGGAGAGGACGGTCAGCAGTCCCACCAGCACCAGGGAATGGGTGCGCGTCTTCACGGCCACGTCCCGAGCAGAAATGCGGACGTCCCATCCGTGCTCACGTCAATCCCCAGATGCTGTGACTTCGAGGGCTGCCCCAGCAGGTACATACTTGCGGAGATTCCCAGCCCCACCACGCCAGCACCCGCCAGGCCGAGGCCTACCCACTGGTACGTCCGCCCGCGCGAGGCACTGCGCTTTACGTCCTCCAGCGTGGCGAGGCTCGCCTCATTGCCGCGCAGCTTGGACTGCTCGCCACGGGCCAGCAGATATGACACCCCACCGCCCACAAGCAGCCCTCCGCCAATCGTGGCCGGCAGCCACGCACGAGTGCGTGTCCCGCGGCTATCGGCCACTTGAATGCCGGAAGAAGAATGCGACACCTCTGGGAGAGGCTGTATCTCAGCGACCGTTTGAGCCGGCGTCGCGGGAGGCCCTCCATGAGCCATACGGCGTTGTGCCTCTGCATCCAGTTCGTGCTTCACCTGCTGACGCACGGACTCGAATTGCTGCTTCACCTTGGGAGAGATGAGTACAGGCAGCTTCGCCTCGGGCTGAAGGAGGAGGGCCGCCTTGAACGCCGCAGCGGCCGCGTCCGTCTTGCCGAGGTCCGCCTGGATGACCCCTTCGTAAAGGGAAAGGAGCACATCGTCCTCTGCACCACCCGAGAAGCGCCGTGCCAGCGAGAGTTGCTCCAGCGCGCTTTCATATTCGAGCTCGTCGTAGAGGCGGCGCGCGGAAAGCAGATAGTCCTGCACCCGCCCCCGCCCCCGCTCCTGGGCCTGACCCGCCAGAGGAAGGGTGTTGAATCCCAGCAGCAGCAGCGCCGCGGCGATGCGGCTCCGCCGAGCAGGTGCGAGACGTGATGCTCGGCACTCACGATGAATGTCCTGCGTGTTCATGGAAGTCCCCACGCGCGCATGAAAGCACCGTCCCGTTGCAGAAGCAGTACAACCCGCATACGAGGGCGAATGATGCCTGAAAAACGGTCTGGGCACGTGGCCCACCGCACACCGTTAGTAGCCCCGCTTCGTGGAGAGGTAGTCCTCCACCGAGGGCGGGAGCTCCTTCCAGAGCCACAGGCCCACCCGCGCCCCCACCAGGGCCTGGACCTGGAGGCGCGCACGCTGAATGGCCACCCGTGGGCCCGGATACCCGTGTCCCCGAACAGGGAGGGGCCGGCCCTGGAGGTGGTGGAGACCGTCACCAACCGGTACGGCCAGCTGTCCCTGAGAGAGGCGCGGCTATTGGACCCGTCGCTCGCAGTGGGGGCCAAGGTGAGGGCCCCTTCGCCGGGGGAGGTGCTCACCTTCGTCCTGGATGAGCTGCGTCCCGGGGCGCTGCAGCCCCGCCAGCGCTACCCCCCACCCGCACTGGATGTCCGGGGCTTCGAGCTCCTGCGCAAGCTGGTCCCGGAGGTGCCTACGCCCGCGTCGCTCCAGGGCCTGGGGCTGGGGCCGCTGCATGCGCTCTACCCGGAGGGCTACGGCGTTCTCTACGTGGACGTGCCCGGCGAGGAGGCGGAGCGGCTGTGGCACACGTTGGATGCCCAGGCGTCCCGCACCGGCTACCGCCCCGTGCTCCTCGGCGGCGATGAGCGTGAGATGAAGGCGATGCCGCTCGCGTGGCAGCAGTACCGCGACGAGCTGCCGACGCCCGAGGGGCGGGCTCCGAACTACATCGGGCTGCCCAGGGACGAGGACCCGATGGATGACCCCGCGACGGTGCTGGCGCACGCCGAGCGCCTGGACGTGGACGCCCTGGTCGCGAAGGCCCGAGCCTCCGCGTCGGACGGTGGCGAGGAGCGAGAGCCGAGCCGGGTCGGCACGTCGCTGGAGGCCGTGCTCGAACCGCTGTCCGGCGAGCCCCATGCGCGTGTGCGTCTGGCGCTGGTGCCCACCGACGCCGCGTGGAAGACGCTGGCCCATCTGCCCGTCCTCATGCAGGCGGGAGAGTCCACGCCGTCCCTGGTGAAGGTGACGGCCCTGTCGCGCCGCTGGGAGGAGTGCCATGGCGCCCGCGTCGCCTCCGTCCGCCCGGGCATCGTCGAGTGGGTGATGGACCGGCCCGCGAAGGACCGGGACGCCGCGCTGGCGCTCGCGCGGGAGCAGCTGGCGCTGGAGCCTTCCGAGATGGGCACGGCCGCGCAGGAGGCCACCGCCCTGATGCAGTCCACCACGTGGTACCTCTGGTGGGACTGAGGGCCGCCTACCGGCCCGCGTTCGCGCGTGACCCCTGGGTCCTCCCGCACTGCATCACGGTGTCAAATACACACCATTTACACTGCGTGGAAACCCCTATACATCCGGCCCGTCTCAATTCAGGGACAACTCGTATTGAGGGGGAAGTCATGAAGATGCTCAACAAGTTTGGGATGCTGGGAGCTGTCGCGCTGGTGGCCGCGGGCTGTGGCGGCGAGCTCGACGCGGCGGGGGAGCCCGTGGAGACGCCGGAGACGGGCGAGGTGGCCCAGGCCATCGAGTACAACCAGATTCCCGCCATGCAGACGCGGGACTTCTCCACGTGGCTGACGGGCACCACGACCTTCCAGGTCATGAACCTGTCCTACACCCACAACACCCGGTACACGGCCTACTGTGGCGGTAACTCCACGTCGGGGCTGCTGGCGCCCCGGCAGAGTGTCTACAACAGCCTGCTGTGCAACTGGTTCGGGGCGCGCCTGTACATCCGCAACGACGGCACCATCGTGGGCAACCAGACGCTGGACGCCTGGTCCTACTGAGCACGACAGGCACGCCATCCTGATGGCGCGTCCGGGGAGCTCCCTTCCAGGGGTTCCCCTTTTTCATGCCGTGCGCCCCGCCGCATTGGCGCGTGCTGCTACGTGCGGCCCACGCACCAGTACCTGGACCTGGGCGCCGGCACATTGCCTCGTCTTGTACGTCGCCGTGTAGCGGCCGACGCGGGCGTGGAGTTCTCCGTCGATGAGGAGGCGGGGCGCGTCGGTGTCGAGCCCTTGAAGCACCCTCCGCTTCATTT comes from Pyxidicoccus trucidator and encodes:
- a CDS encoding DUF4253 domain-containing protein yields the protein MSPNREGPALEVVETVTNRYGQLSLREARLLDPSLAVGAKVRAPSPGEVLTFVLDELRPGALQPRQRYPPPALDVRGFELLRKLVPEVPTPASLQGLGLGPLHALYPEGYGVLYVDVPGEEAERLWHTLDAQASRTGYRPVLLGGDEREMKAMPLAWQQYRDELPTPEGRAPNYIGLPRDEDPMDDPATVLAHAERLDVDALVAKARASASDGGEEREPSRVGTSLEAVLEPLSGEPHARVRLALVPTDAAWKTLAHLPVLMQAGESTPSLVKVTALSRRWEECHGARVASVRPGIVEWVMDRPAKDRDAALALAREQLALEPSEMGTAAQEATALMQSTTWYLWWD